One genomic region from Listeria monocytogenes encodes:
- a CDS encoding acyl-CoA thioesterase: MEKRQTKFCKESLVIKTSRVFPSDTNNHNTLFGGRLMTYIDDTASISASRHCRTEIVTASTDSVDFLKPIKNDHSVCLESYVASTGRSSMEIFVKIIAENLKTGERYLAATSFLTFVALGADGKTVEVPLVEPETEEQKRIHAGAEARSIARKIRLKENQSLAESLSTDIPW, from the coding sequence ATGGAAAAAAGACAAACAAAATTTTGTAAAGAATCACTAGTAATTAAAACGAGCCGGGTTTTCCCCTCGGACACGAATAATCATAATACCCTTTTTGGTGGGAGATTGATGACCTATATTGATGATACGGCTTCCATTAGCGCCTCGCGTCATTGCCGTACGGAAATTGTCACTGCATCGACAGACTCAGTGGATTTCCTAAAACCGATTAAAAATGATCATTCTGTTTGCTTAGAGTCTTATGTAGCTTCAACTGGTAGAAGTTCAATGGAAATCTTCGTTAAAATTATTGCGGAGAATTTGAAAACAGGAGAACGTTATTTGGCTGCAACTTCCTTTTTAACGTTTGTGGCATTGGGTGCGGATGGTAAAACTGTAGAAGTTCCGCTCGTTGAACCAGAAACAGAAGAACAAAAAAGAATCCACGCGGGTGCTGAGGCAAGGAGCATTGCTCGTAAAATTCGTTTAAAAGAAAACCAATCATTAGCGGAATCATTATCAACAGATATTCCGTGGTGA
- a CDS encoding ATP-binding protein, protein MKIWNSIVGKIWSTIILLLIGILVISGFLVAMIYEKNNITRITNELEDKTASIITVMQENNEVISAENNNDSALILLDDTMGVIIEQNGKSVYQSQSPDTISSASANKLIQDKTLDKALEKDNSVTMKYNFKTEKSSLPVEISAQKFKLANGETGVVYVYQSYHDILKVNEKTMSTLIISGIIAIVITSILSFVFSSRMAFPLREMKKIAIAVSKGNFDNRVPTYTHDEIGELGVAFNDMAKQLKYNVSALRQEKEQLSNILVGMADGVIKFSVDKTIILSNPPAEEFLHNWFFSPENTEKVLIPVALNELLNDTLEKKESQVGEITFADHTYVAILTLLYTGEHVRSIVAVIRDMTEEKQLEKMKSDFVNNVSHELRTPISMLQGYSEAIIDGVAQSDEEVREFAQIIYDESLRIGRLVNDMLDLARMEAGFNQMDNQKLPLAPLLRKVISNFDVLAKENFVELGLELETPDLEYSYDPDRMEQVLINLIMNAIRHTGKEGYDGKVILKQTIDEARSNLVITVSDNGSGIAEEDIPYLFERFYKVDKARKRGKAVGTGIGLAIVKNIVEAHNGKISVESELGKGSDFIITLPLYK, encoded by the coding sequence ATGAAGATTTGGAATAGTATTGTTGGGAAAATTTGGAGTACCATTATTCTTTTACTAATAGGGATTTTAGTTATTTCCGGATTTTTAGTGGCAATGATTTATGAAAAAAATAATATTACGCGAATAACAAATGAATTAGAAGACAAAACAGCCAGTATCATCACTGTAATGCAAGAAAATAATGAAGTAATCTCTGCTGAAAATAATAATGATTCTGCACTTATACTACTTGATGATACGATGGGCGTCATTATCGAACAAAACGGAAAAAGCGTCTATCAATCACAGTCACCAGATACTATTTCTAGTGCATCTGCCAATAAATTAATTCAAGACAAGACATTAGATAAAGCTTTAGAAAAAGATAACAGTGTAACGATGAAATATAATTTTAAAACAGAAAAAAGTTCCTTACCGGTTGAAATCTCTGCACAGAAATTCAAATTAGCGAACGGTGAAACTGGTGTTGTTTACGTCTATCAGTCTTATCATGACATCCTAAAAGTGAACGAAAAAACGATGAGTACTTTGATTATTTCGGGAATTATTGCGATAGTCATTACGTCTATCTTATCTTTCGTCTTTTCTTCTCGCATGGCTTTCCCGCTTCGAGAAATGAAAAAAATTGCGATTGCTGTTTCTAAAGGGAACTTTGATAATCGTGTACCAACTTATACGCATGATGAAATTGGTGAACTTGGGGTAGCTTTTAACGATATGGCAAAGCAATTGAAGTATAATGTTAGTGCTCTTAGGCAAGAAAAGGAACAGCTATCCAATATTTTAGTTGGGATGGCTGATGGTGTTATTAAATTTAGTGTGGATAAAACGATTATTCTTAGTAATCCGCCAGCAGAAGAATTTTTACATAATTGGTTCTTCTCACCTGAAAATACCGAAAAAGTGCTCATTCCAGTGGCTTTAAATGAATTATTGAATGATACGTTAGAAAAGAAAGAATCTCAAGTTGGCGAAATCACGTTTGCTGATCATACGTATGTTGCCATTTTAACGTTACTCTATACAGGAGAACATGTGCGTAGTATCGTTGCGGTTATTCGCGATATGACAGAAGAGAAACAACTTGAAAAAATGAAAAGCGATTTTGTTAATAACGTCTCGCATGAACTAAGAACGCCGATTTCGATGCTACAAGGTTATAGTGAAGCGATTATTGATGGGGTTGCTCAGTCGGATGAAGAAGTGCGGGAGTTTGCGCAAATTATTTATGATGAATCCCTTCGTATTGGACGCTTGGTGAACGATATGCTGGATCTTGCGAGAATGGAAGCTGGTTTTAATCAAATGGATAATCAAAAATTACCGCTCGCGCCGTTACTGCGAAAAGTGATTTCTAATTTTGACGTTCTTGCGAAAGAGAACTTTGTGGAACTCGGTTTAGAACTTGAAACACCCGATTTAGAGTATTCCTATGACCCGGACCGGATGGAGCAAGTATTAATTAATTTAATTATGAACGCTATTCGTCATACTGGAAAAGAAGGCTATGATGGAAAAGTAATTTTAAAACAAACCATCGATGAAGCTAGGAGCAATCTTGTAATCACAGTATCTGACAATGGTAGCGGGATTGCGGAAGAAGATATCCCCTACCTTTTTGAGCGTTTTTATAAAGTGGACAAAGCAAGAAAACGTGGAAAAGCGGTTGGAACTGGAATTGGCCTTGCGATAGTTAAAAATATTGTGGAAGCACACAATGGAAAAATATCAGTTGAAAGCGAATTAGGTAAAGGATCTGATTTTATTATCACTTTGCCTCTCTATAAATAG
- a CDS encoding response regulator transcription factor: MSEQVRVLVVDDEDRIRRLLKMYLERENYRIEEASDGDQALSMALNNNYEVILLDLMMPGKDGIEVCRELREFKSTPVVMLTAKGEEANRVQGFEVGADDYIVKPFSPREVVLRVKAVLRRAKQSSEESAGGTPGDIITFPHLKIDNEAHRVIVDGKEIGLTPKEYDLLYYLAKSPDKVFDRESLLKEVWRYEFFGDLRTIDTHVKRLREKLHDVSEDAARMIVTVWGLGYKFEVPED, translated from the coding sequence ATGAGTGAACAAGTTAGAGTGCTTGTTGTGGATGATGAGGACCGGATACGACGCCTTCTTAAGATGTATCTTGAAAGAGAAAACTATCGTATTGAAGAAGCTAGTGATGGTGATCAAGCATTAAGCATGGCGCTGAACAATAATTATGAAGTAATCCTACTTGATTTGATGATGCCTGGTAAAGATGGCATCGAAGTTTGTCGTGAACTGAGGGAGTTTAAATCCACACCCGTTGTCATGTTGACTGCAAAAGGAGAAGAAGCTAACCGAGTACAAGGCTTTGAAGTTGGTGCAGATGATTACATCGTAAAACCATTTAGCCCAAGAGAAGTTGTGCTTCGCGTGAAGGCTGTTCTTCGTCGCGCCAAACAATCCTCAGAAGAATCAGCAGGAGGCACACCGGGAGACATTATTACCTTCCCACATTTAAAAATTGATAACGAAGCTCACCGTGTTATTGTCGATGGAAAAGAAATCGGTTTGACACCGAAAGAATATGACTTGCTTTATTATTTAGCTAAATCTCCGGATAAAGTATTCGACCGCGAGTCACTTTTAAAAGAAGTGTGGCGTTATGAATTCTTTGGCGATTTGCGAACGATTGATACACACGTTAAAAGACTCCGCGAAAAACTGCATGATGTATCAGAAGACGCTGCGAGAATGATTGTAACAGTTTGGGGTCTTGGATATAAATTTGAAGTTCCAGAAGATTAA
- a CDS encoding pseudouridine synthase: MERLQKVIANAGITSRRKAEKLIQEGKVTVNGKVVTELGVKVSGTERIEVEGIQLTKEEHRYFLFYKPRGTVSAVTDDKGRTTVADYFADIPERLYPVGRLDYDTSGLLLMTNDGDFANLLMHPKNEVSKTYIARIKGIPEREVIRQLERGVVIDGRKTAPAKVKVRSSDKTKDKAIVEITIHEGRNRQVRKMFEAVGFEVQKLSREEYSFLNLRGLNAGERRELSHHEVKQLKTEARFGKNKK; the protein is encoded by the coding sequence ATGGAACGTTTACAAAAAGTGATTGCAAATGCAGGTATTACTTCAAGAAGAAAAGCAGAAAAGCTTATTCAAGAAGGTAAAGTAACAGTGAATGGGAAAGTAGTCACAGAATTAGGTGTGAAGGTTAGCGGTACGGAGCGAATTGAAGTTGAGGGAATTCAACTAACAAAAGAAGAACATCGCTATTTCCTTTTTTATAAGCCAAGAGGAACGGTTTCGGCTGTAACAGATGATAAAGGTCGTACAACCGTAGCGGATTATTTTGCGGATATTCCAGAAAGACTTTACCCAGTAGGACGACTTGACTATGATACTTCTGGATTGTTATTAATGACCAATGATGGGGATTTCGCTAATTTACTAATGCATCCGAAAAATGAAGTTTCCAAAACATATATCGCGCGTATCAAAGGTATTCCTGAACGAGAAGTGATTCGTCAGCTAGAACGCGGTGTTGTGATAGATGGTCGCAAAACAGCACCAGCAAAAGTAAAAGTACGTTCGTCTGACAAAACGAAAGATAAAGCCATTGTAGAAATTACTATTCATGAAGGCAGAAATCGCCAAGTGCGTAAAATGTTCGAGGCAGTTGGCTTTGAAGTACAAAAATTATCAAGAGAAGAGTACTCGTTCTTGAATTTACGTGGTTTAAACGCAGGTGAACGTCGGGAATTATCCCATCATGAAGTAAAACAATTAAAAACGGAAGCAAGATTTGGTAAAAATAAAAAGTAA
- the scpB gene encoding SMC-Scp complex subunit ScpB, with amino-acid sequence MNREEQLGVLESLLFAAGDAGLSTEQLTEVMEITHIEALNLLELLSERYNESADRGLILLELAGTFQLATKKAHAEFLRKLVEVPSNTVLSQASLETLAIIAYRQPVTRMEVDEVRGVQTDGPIRTLVAKGLVTDKGRVDGAGRAKLYVTTSEFLDAFGLNSLEDLPKLADPATDEPDQNEMDLFFDRFNQSKEQEEE; translated from the coding sequence GTGAACAGAGAAGAACAATTAGGCGTATTAGAGAGTTTGCTTTTTGCTGCGGGAGATGCGGGACTTTCAACGGAACAATTAACTGAAGTCATGGAAATCACGCACATTGAAGCACTCAATTTATTAGAGCTTTTAAGTGAACGATATAACGAAAGTGCTGACAGAGGTCTAATATTACTAGAGCTTGCCGGAACATTTCAATTAGCTACGAAAAAAGCGCATGCAGAATTTTTACGTAAATTAGTCGAAGTTCCAAGCAATACCGTTTTATCGCAAGCATCATTAGAGACATTAGCAATTATTGCTTACCGCCAACCAGTTACAAGAATGGAAGTGGACGAGGTTCGCGGTGTTCAAACTGATGGTCCGATTAGAACCTTGGTCGCCAAAGGGCTTGTAACAGATAAAGGTCGTGTTGACGGTGCAGGCCGAGCAAAACTTTACGTTACTACAAGTGAGTTTTTAGATGCTTTTGGACTTAATTCTCTAGAGGATTTACCAAAGCTTGCTGATCCAGCGACAGATGAACCAGATCAGAATGAAATGGACCTGTTTTTTGACCGGTTTAACCAAAGTAAAGAACAGGAGGAGGAATAA
- a CDS encoding segregation/condensation protein A, whose amino-acid sequence MVEMNFKVDAFEGPLDLLLHLIGQLEVDIYDIPMAEITDQYMEFVHTMQEMELDVASEYLVMAATLLAIKSKMLLPKQELEIDYDTLEEEEDPRDALVEKLMEYKRFKEAAKELKEKEAERSFYFSKPPMDLAEYDDGTKVAELDVSLNDMLSAFNKMLRRKKLNKPLHTRITTQEISIDQRMDSVLEKLNLQVNHRLRFDELFEEQTKEQLVVTFLALLELMKRKLVEVEQAESFADLYVQGKGEEIS is encoded by the coding sequence ATGGTAGAAATGAATTTTAAAGTGGACGCGTTTGAAGGACCGCTTGACTTACTTCTTCATTTAATTGGACAACTAGAAGTCGATATTTATGACATCCCTATGGCTGAAATTACGGACCAATACATGGAATTTGTTCATACAATGCAAGAAATGGAATTGGATGTCGCGAGTGAATATTTAGTGATGGCAGCAACTTTACTAGCAATTAAAAGTAAGATGCTACTTCCAAAGCAAGAACTGGAAATCGATTATGATACACTAGAAGAGGAAGAAGATCCTCGTGATGCTTTAGTTGAAAAACTAATGGAATACAAACGATTCAAAGAAGCCGCAAAAGAACTAAAAGAAAAAGAAGCGGAACGGAGCTTTTATTTTAGTAAACCACCGATGGATTTAGCAGAGTATGATGATGGTACCAAAGTGGCAGAACTAGATGTTTCATTAAACGATATGCTAAGTGCATTTAACAAAATGCTACGTCGGAAAAAGTTAAATAAACCGCTCCATACAAGAATTACAACACAAGAAATCTCTATTGATCAAAGAATGGATTCTGTTTTAGAGAAATTAAATCTACAAGTAAATCATCGCTTACGATTTGACGAGTTATTTGAAGAACAAACGAAAGAGCAACTTGTCGTTACATTTTTAGCTTTGTTAGAATTAATGAAACGAAAATTAGTCGAAGTAGAACAAGCGGAAAGTTTTGCGGATTTATATGTGCAAGGTAAAGGGGAAGAAATATCGTGA
- the lysA gene encoding diaminopimelate decarboxylase encodes MTFERLGTMNVNAEGHLEIGGVDTLKLADKYGTPLYVYDVALIRDRARGFKKTFEELGVKAQVAYASKAFSAVAIYQLMAEEGLSLDVVSGGELYTAIKANFPPERIHFHGNNKSAEEIHMALDYGIGCFVIDNYYEISLLEDILIERNEKASVLIRVTPGIEAHTHDYILTGQDDSKFGFGLTNGQAEKAIKQVLHASASFDLIGLHCHIGSQIFETTGFKLAARRIMDKLVEWHQTLGFDSKVLNLGGGFGVRYTAEDEPLEPSEYVRQIMDEVRDVAESNDIDIPEIWIEPGRSLVGEAGTTLYKVGSRKEVPGIRNYIAVDGGMSDNIRPALYDAHYDAVLAANPEKVAEETVAIAGKCCESGDMLIWDLPLPKSNAGEVLAVFCTGAYGYAMASNYNRIPRPPVVFVENGVDKLIVARETYENLVQNDLSL; translated from the coding sequence GTGACGTTTGAACGGCTTGGAACAATGAATGTAAATGCAGAAGGACATCTCGAAATTGGAGGGGTGGACACTTTAAAGCTTGCTGACAAATATGGTACGCCACTTTACGTTTATGATGTAGCGCTAATCCGTGACCGAGCAAGAGGGTTTAAGAAAACATTCGAAGAGCTAGGGGTAAAAGCGCAAGTGGCTTATGCGAGTAAAGCATTCTCTGCAGTTGCTATTTATCAGCTTATGGCCGAAGAAGGTTTATCGCTAGATGTTGTTTCAGGCGGAGAACTTTATACGGCAATAAAAGCAAATTTCCCTCCTGAAAGAATTCATTTTCATGGAAATAATAAAAGTGCAGAAGAAATACATATGGCGCTTGACTATGGCATCGGTTGTTTTGTTATCGATAATTATTATGAAATTAGTTTATTAGAAGATATATTAATAGAACGAAATGAAAAGGCTTCGGTTTTAATTCGCGTGACCCCGGGGATAGAAGCTCATACACATGACTATATTTTAACAGGCCAAGATGATTCGAAATTTGGATTTGGACTTACAAATGGACAAGCTGAAAAAGCGATTAAACAAGTACTTCATGCAAGTGCGTCCTTTGATTTAATTGGCCTTCACTGTCATATTGGTTCGCAAATTTTTGAAACAACTGGTTTTAAATTAGCCGCTCGTCGTATTATGGATAAATTAGTTGAATGGCACCAAACTCTGGGATTTGATTCTAAAGTACTTAATCTTGGTGGCGGTTTCGGTGTGCGTTATACTGCAGAAGACGAACCTCTTGAACCTAGCGAATATGTGCGACAAATTATGGATGAAGTGCGAGATGTGGCTGAGAGCAATGATATTGATATTCCAGAAATTTGGATTGAACCAGGTCGTTCCCTTGTTGGTGAAGCAGGAACAACACTTTACAAAGTTGGATCGCGTAAAGAAGTTCCGGGAATTAGAAATTATATCGCAGTGGATGGCGGCATGTCTGACAATATTCGTCCAGCGTTATATGATGCGCATTATGATGCTGTTTTAGCGGCAAACCCTGAAAAAGTAGCAGAAGAAACAGTGGCTATCGCAGGAAAATGCTGTGAGTCTGGTGATATGTTAATATGGGATTTGCCACTACCAAAATCAAACGCTGGTGAAGTTTTGGCGGTATTTTGTACTGGTGCCTATGGTTATGCGATGGCAAGTAATTATAACCGTATCCCAAGACCACCAGTTGTTTTTGTGGAAAACGGAGTCGATAAATTAATCGTTGCTCGCGAAACATATGAAAATTTAGTGCAAAATGATCTTTCATTATAG
- a CDS encoding purine-nucleoside phosphorylase, which produces MSLEKVNEAVAKIRESYTGTPKIGLILGSGLGVLADEVNQPIKLSYSEIPHFPVSTVEGHAGQFVFGELENKEVVAMQGRFHFYEGYSMQDVTFPVRVMKELGVEVLIVTNAAGGVNELYSAGDLMLISDHINFTGTSPLIGPNDEHFGPRFPDMSEAYNLALRVDARLIAQELNLTIREGVYAGFSGPTYETPAEIQMMRTLGADAVGMSTVPEVIIANHAGLRVLGISCITNMAAGILDQPLSHTEVIETTDQVRSTFLQYVKAIVAKIS; this is translated from the coding sequence ATGAGTTTAGAAAAAGTAAACGAAGCAGTTGCGAAAATTAGAGAAAGTTACACTGGGACACCAAAAATCGGTTTGATTCTTGGTTCTGGTTTAGGTGTGCTTGCGGATGAAGTAAACCAACCGATAAAACTTTCTTATAGCGAAATCCCACATTTTCCTGTTTCCACAGTAGAAGGACATGCTGGACAATTTGTTTTTGGTGAGTTAGAAAATAAAGAAGTTGTGGCAATGCAAGGACGTTTTCACTTTTATGAAGGCTATTCAATGCAAGATGTTACTTTCCCAGTTCGTGTTATGAAAGAGCTAGGCGTAGAAGTTCTTATTGTGACGAATGCTGCTGGTGGTGTGAACGAATTGTATTCTGCTGGAGATTTAATGTTGATTTCTGATCATATTAACTTCACAGGGACTAGCCCACTTATCGGACCAAATGATGAGCATTTTGGTCCTCGTTTCCCAGATATGTCAGAAGCGTATAATTTAGCTCTACGTGTGGATGCTAGACTTATTGCTCAAGAACTTAATTTGACTATCCGTGAAGGTGTTTATGCTGGATTTAGCGGTCCAACTTATGAAACACCTGCTGAAATTCAAATGATGCGCACGCTTGGAGCAGACGCAGTTGGTATGTCCACTGTACCGGAAGTAATCATTGCGAACCATGCTGGATTACGAGTGCTTGGTATTTCTTGTATTACGAATATGGCGGCCGGAATTTTGGACCAACCACTTTCTCATACAGAAGTTATTGAAACTACAGACCAAGTTCGTAGCACGTTTTTACAATACGTAAAAGCAATTGTTGCTAAAATTTCTTAA
- the deoB gene encoding phosphopentomutase, protein MPDKFKRVHVVVMDSVGIGEAPDAAKFGDFDVDTFGHIAKHVGGLKMPEMGKLGLSNIREIEGIKKAEKPLAYYTKMQEASNGKDTMTGHWEIMGLYIDTPFRVFPDGFPDDLINQIEEKTGRKVIGNKPASGTEIMAELGEEHVKTGALIVYTSADSVLQIAAHEDVVPLEELYEICEFCRKITLDDPYMLGRIIARPFVGEPGAFVRTPNRHDYALKPFKPTVMDALKDGGKDVIAIGKISDIFDGEGVTESIRTKSNMDGMDQFIAVLDKDFNGMSFLNLVDFDALFGHRRDPQGYADALVDFDGRLVEVMEKLTDDDLLIITADHGNDPTYSGTDHTREFVPLLVYSPRFKNGGSELELRKTFADLGATVADNFDVKMPEYGTSFLRDLK, encoded by the coding sequence ATGCCAGATAAATTTAAACGAGTACATGTAGTTGTAATGGATTCAGTTGGTATTGGAGAAGCACCAGATGCCGCTAAATTTGGTGATTTTGATGTAGATACATTTGGACATATTGCCAAACACGTCGGCGGACTAAAAATGCCTGAAATGGGCAAATTAGGTTTATCGAATATTCGTGAAATCGAAGGAATTAAAAAAGCGGAAAAACCACTTGCTTACTATACAAAAATGCAAGAAGCTTCGAACGGTAAAGATACAATGACTGGTCACTGGGAAATCATGGGCCTATACATTGACACACCTTTCCGCGTATTCCCAGATGGATTTCCTGACGATTTAATCAACCAAATTGAAGAAAAAACAGGACGTAAAGTAATTGGAAATAAACCAGCGAGCGGAACAGAAATTATGGCTGAACTTGGAGAAGAGCATGTCAAAACAGGTGCTCTCATTGTTTACACATCAGCTGACTCAGTTTTACAAATTGCTGCGCATGAAGATGTAGTACCTCTTGAAGAACTATATGAAATCTGTGAATTTTGTCGTAAAATTACGCTAGATGATCCGTACATGCTTGGTCGTATTATCGCTCGTCCATTTGTCGGTGAACCAGGTGCGTTTGTTAGAACGCCAAATCGTCATGACTATGCGCTAAAACCATTTAAGCCAACTGTAATGGATGCTTTAAAAGATGGCGGTAAAGACGTGATTGCCATTGGTAAAATTTCTGATATTTTTGATGGTGAAGGTGTTACGGAATCTATCCGTACGAAATCAAATATGGACGGAATGGATCAATTTATTGCTGTATTAGATAAAGATTTTAACGGTATGAGTTTCTTGAATTTAGTAGACTTTGATGCACTCTTCGGACATCGTCGTGATCCACAAGGTTATGCAGATGCGCTTGTTGATTTTGACGGTCGTTTAGTAGAAGTAATGGAAAAATTAACAGATGATGATCTATTAATTATTACAGCTGATCACGGAAATGACCCAACATACTCTGGCACAGACCACACACGTGAGTTTGTACCATTACTTGTATACTCACCACGCTTCAAAAATGGTGGTTCAGAATTAGAATTACGCAAAACGTTTGCTGATCTTGGTGCAACAGTTGCTGATAATTTTGATGTGAAAATGCCTGAATATGGAACAAGTTTTTTAAGAGACTTGAAATAG
- the xerD gene encoding site-specific tyrosine recombinase XerD: MNDLIEDFLHFLIVERGLSANTIKAYERDLHYFVSYMDVTKELTDPNTLERSDIVGFMAFARQEGKSPRSVARYIASLRSFFHYLMHDGKMSHDPMIQIETPKQAKGLPKVLNLDDVEKLLSSSDTSTPLGLRDQAMMEILYATGLRVTELVSLKMDDLHLHMGFIQTIGKGDKERIIPLGKTATTVLEKYLEEARPKLRRPKYRNDFVFLNHHGQGLTRQGFWKILKGIAKESGIEKPITPHTLRHSFATHLLENGADLRSVQELLGHADISTTQIYTHVTKLRLKDVYKQFHPRA; the protein is encoded by the coding sequence ATGAATGATTTAATTGAAGATTTTTTACATTTTTTAATTGTAGAGAGAGGTTTATCCGCGAATACAATCAAAGCTTATGAACGAGATTTACACTATTTTGTTTCTTATATGGATGTAACGAAGGAGTTAACTGATCCGAATACACTTGAACGAAGCGATATAGTTGGTTTTATGGCATTTGCAAGACAAGAAGGAAAATCACCAAGAAGTGTAGCGCGATATATTGCTTCACTGCGATCTTTCTTTCATTATTTAATGCATGATGGGAAAATGTCACATGACCCAATGATTCAAATTGAAACGCCAAAGCAAGCCAAGGGATTACCAAAAGTTTTGAACCTTGATGATGTCGAGAAGTTACTTAGCTCTTCTGATACAAGTACACCTCTCGGACTGCGTGATCAAGCAATGATGGAAATTTTATACGCGACGGGGCTTCGTGTAACCGAACTTGTCAGCTTGAAAATGGACGATTTGCACCTTCATATGGGTTTTATTCAAACGATTGGTAAGGGGGATAAAGAGAGAATTATCCCACTGGGAAAAACGGCAACAACTGTGTTAGAAAAGTATTTAGAGGAAGCGAGACCGAAACTTCGTAGACCGAAATACCGAAATGATTTTGTCTTTTTAAATCATCACGGTCAAGGACTTACAAGACAGGGTTTCTGGAAGATTTTAAAAGGTATTGCAAAAGAATCGGGCATTGAAAAGCCGATTACACCGCATACTTTGCGTCATTCATTTGCCACTCATTTGCTTGAAAATGGGGCTGATTTAAGGTCGGTTCAAGAACTCCTTGGTCACGCCGATATCTCCACTACACAAATTTATACACACGTAACAAAGCTGCGTTTGAAAGATGTCTACAAACAATTTCACCCACGCGCTTAA